In Dromaius novaehollandiae isolate bDroNov1 chromosome 14, bDroNov1.hap1, whole genome shotgun sequence, a genomic segment contains:
- the LOC112983372 gene encoding uncharacterized protein LOC112983372 gives MGRLDDHAKKRIVELRKAGLSFRKIKKVLELDNIRVTPQAVYLFLKRKNVEPGRPAGAVLPQPAGDGAQRKAGAGQAGWEDEQLWTMLQENEPEQDEQEAAGPKAPVLPGGGAAGSEGPCLSDSRDSKDGIKIVSVTSLCKDGGQFGKPVPMGLSSGTQVAPGNSDDCSVNRSSAPGSCPALLPPAVPQQPLPNRGRLFVPPARNPALIVKKKIVDRAILLQKKVNIQNGQSLSGSTTVLPFLVGVQPAGQPLQPSPAVLTTAVSHCANVKDASTQTVLLNVAGPGNQNLAWGGPMLPPAPSPHAVAEKLDAVHTEIQKLSQAMHAVLERQCRLERQQEHQQRLQQEMLMTLQQLSSTVSHGTVPGNQPCVPFSGMAEPSPAVPNFSQFKMELI, from the exons ATGGGCCGCCTGGATGACCACGCCAAGAAGAGGATCGTGGAGCTGCGCAAAGCCGGGCTGAGCTTTCGCAAGATCAAGAAAGTCCTAGAGCTGGACAACATCCGGGTGACCCCGCAGGCGGTGTACCTCTTCCTCAAGCGGAAGAACGTGGAGCCCGGCCGGCCGGCGGGAGCCGTGCTGCCCCAGCCGGCGGGCGACGGGGCGCAGCGCAAGGCAGGGGCCGGCCAGGCGGGCTGGGAGGACGAGCAGCTCTGGACCATGCTCCAGGAAAATGAGCCCGAGCAGGACGAGCAGGAAGCGGCGGGTCCCAAGGCCCCCGTGCTGCCCGGCGGAGGTGCCGCGGGCAGCGAGGGGCCCTGCCTCAGCGACAGCCGAGACAGCAAGGACGGCATCAAGATCGTCAGCGTGACCTCGCTCTGCAAGGATGGCGGGCAGTTTGGGAAGCCTGTGCCCATGGGACTGTCTTCAGGGACCCAAGTGGCCCCCGGGAACA GTGACGACTGCTCCGTGAACCGATCGAGCGCTCCGGGGAGctgcccagctctcctgcccccAGCGGTCCCCCAGCAGCCACTGCCCAACCGAGGGAGGCTCTTCGTGCCCCCCGCCAGGAACCCAGCCCTGATCGTAAAGAAGAAGATTGTGGATAGGGCTATTCTCCTCCAGAAAAAG GTCAACATTCAGAATGGGCAGAGTCTGTCTGGCTCCACGACTGTCCTGCCTTTCCTGGTGGGAGTGCAGCCGGCCGGCCAGCCCCTGCAGCCAAGCCCAGCTGTCCTGACCACTGCAGTGAGCCACTGTGCAAAT GTCAAAGATGCCAGCACTCAAACTGTCCTGCTGAACGTTGCGGGTCCTGGAAACCAGAACCTTGCATGGGGGGGACCAAtgcttccccctgctcccagcccacACGCTGTTGCCGAAAAGCTGGATGCTGTACACACAGAGATCCAGAAACTGAGTCAGGCGATGCACGCGGTCCTGGAGAGGCAATGCCGCCTGGAGCGCCAGCAGGAGCACCAgcagcggctgcagcaggagatgctgatgacgctgcagcagctcagctccacAGTGAGCCACGGGACTGTGCCAGGAAACCAGCCCTGCGTCCCCTTCAGCGGCATGGCCGAGCCCTCGCCCGCTGTGCCAAACTTCAGCCAGTTCAAGATGGAACTCATCTGA